Genomic segment of Dromiciops gliroides isolate mDroGli1 chromosome 3, mDroGli1.pri, whole genome shotgun sequence:
AGTTCTAGGGACTTTGGAGAACTTCAAGTTCAGCAGGAACATGTAATATGACAACCAAGAAACCTAAGGTTAATCTTAGGCTGCACTCTCCAAGACTAGAGGGTGGTAGGTCTGCTGACACTGCTTTGGTCAAACATTTTCAGTTATGAGTGatacactttaaaaattataagctatgaggcagctaggtggcacagtggataaagcaccagccctggattcaggaggacctgagttcaaatccagcctcagacacttgacacttactagctgtgtgaccctgggcaagtcacttaaccctcactgcctcacaccccccccccaattttataaACTTAaactctgaacttcagtttcctcatctgtaaaatgggcagatAATCACACCTTCACAAAATTGTGAACAAACAGTAACACAGGTAAACCACTTTAACAACACTTAATGCAACATATAAATGTGCTATTATCTTAAGCTGAAGAGCAATTGAGAAGGACTCTGAGAAACTCATTCCACATaatgatcagttgaaggaactaaggatgCTTACTTAACCCGAAAAGTGGAAGACTTAGGGGGAAATGAGAGCCATGCTTAAGTAAAAAAAGGATTGTTCATTTTGGCCCCAATAGACAAAACAAGGAACAATGCAGGAAAGTTAAGAAGTATACATATAGGAATGCTCATGTGCTTgatccaactctctctctctctctctctctctctctctctctctctctctctcacacacacacacacacacacacacacacacacactctctcgtCACATTCTCTCACTCCCCCACAtacactctttttaaaaaaattttttttttagtgaggcaattggggttaagtgacttgcccagggtcacacagctagtgtcaagtgtctgaggccggatttgaactcaggtattcctgactccagggccggtggtgctttatccactgcgccacctagccgccccccccacatacactctcactcactcacactcacactctctctctctcataagaAAACACTTTCTAACAACCAGAGCTATCTAAAATAGAATGTACCTGAGGAAGTAGTGGGTTCTCTCTCCCAAAGACCtccaaacaaaggttaaatgaccacttgtcaagttGTAAAAAAGATTCTAGTTGTAGCAATGAATTGTCACAACTATACTCTGAAATCCCTAGACTCTATTCACAAAGAGCTCTAACAACCCACTACACTACTGTTATTCTGGAAAGGTTATGGTCTCAAATTGTTTCCCCTAAGTCTTCTGAAACAAGAAACTTAGAAGGCATCAAATGCCTTGCTTTGTGGAACACTCAAGAAATGCTTAGGCATTAGGTAATTCAGTGAATTACCTAAACCGAAAATATCCCTGCAGGTCtataatgtaaaattttaaattcaatgaGGAAGTAGACAATAAATACAAGACataaaaattagtatttttttctttcagttgctCAACTTTCTGGCTCAAATACTCATGGTGACATCAACTTGTATCTATCTTGCATGGTGCTATTCATCTACAAAGACTCAAGTAAGACAGCAAtcaccctgcttttttttacttcagcaatTATGTTTAAGAGTTCCTTCTAGCACTTCAGAGACTGGTATTCAGTCAAGAGCCCTCTCAGAATGCTGCACCCAAAACAGGAATGGgcgagagggagagaagaaacaagCTTTTCCCAGAGGCACAACTGAGAATTTCTAGGTCCTTGACTCAGTAAGATCATGAAAGATCACTTAAATGGGACAACTCTGTAAAGACTTTACTCAATTAGTTTAGGGATGATTTTCATTTGGTCTGGACAAGCAGTTAGTCTTCTTTAAGCCATTCTAATGCTAAATGtaaaagtcttttaaattttttgtcttAATCATCTCACATATGGCTGTTTCCTTCTTATGTGTAAAAATGGCCAGTTCCCTGCTACCTATTACCATCTAACCTAActcacctcttcctctttccttattACCTTTCTCACATTCACATTCAATTTCCTTCATTCAGTCATTTACTGAACATCTAGAGTGGGTATTGCACAACTGTCACTATAAATATATTATCTTGTATTTCAGTTGCTTCCTTCATAAATCCAATAAAACTCTTATTGTAAAGGTTCCTAAAATGTTTTGGGCTAACGGAACCTCTTTTTCCACTTCTGAAACTGGCAAAAGTTTAGGAGGATAATAACTCCTttaaataatcattaaaacaCAATGAAGAGGGAGTCATGGCAGAGCAAGTAGTAAAACGACCCTTTACAATGCTATCAAGGTTAAAGTAGGGGGCCTCATAGGACACCCCTGTAGAGCTTTGTGTGGACCTACTTCCAACAATCCCAGAGTGGTTCATGCAAATTAACCTCTTCTCAACATATTACAGGCAATTCACCATTAAagcctcaaaatatttttttccagcttcAATTTCCAAGACACTATGGTTCTCTCTCCCTCAATGCTCAGTACTTTTCTTTTTGAAGTTCGTTCTTCACAACTCCAACTATGTTTCAGCCCTCTTCTCATTTTATTCCTAATGCTTCCATTAACCTCCTTTCCTTTGGTCTGACTCCCTCACCACCTGGGAAGGAGGAGCAGAAGAGATGAGATGAAAGTTCTCAATCTTTTGCCCAAAATCTCTCCCAATGCTCAGATCCTCACACTCCTTCACAAAGACTACATAAAAACCTCAAAGGCATGAGGGCTCAGAACTGCTAAGATATGTTTTATTTCCAGAAGAGTTATGAATTACTTCACTCAATTTTCCCTTGATTCCTCCTCCCCTAAACACATTAGCAGAGCAGTAAGCACATTACCTTTTTaacattttcctcctcctcttggcGTTTCTCATAGTGTGAGAAGTCATCAAAAATGGAGGTGGTGTGCTTGTAGCTGGCAATGATTTTCAACACCTGCTTTGCCTTTTCCAGGGGCACTTCCTGAGTGTCTCTGGAGTTGGTCACTGGTTTATTCTCGTTGTTCTCTAGGCGAATGTGCCGCAGCTGGCTATTGGGAACGTCCTTCACAAAAATCCACCTGACATCAAACCGTCCCTTCCATTTGTCCTGGGACCACACACCTGCACATGTGTTGTAGTCCACAGCAGATTTCATTTCTGCTACGCCACAGAAGTGTCCACTGCCGTTGACACTGAAAAGTAAGTAAACGGGGCCTTTCCCGTTCATGGAGCGATAAGCAGCGTCCAGTCTCTTATTGCCGTGTTCTGTGCTGCACCAGATATTATATTTAATGGAACGGTGGATATCGTCCTCAGAGTAACTCTTGATGATGAAAACCCGGCCATGTTTCAGATTCCAGTCAAAATCCTTGGGATTATAATTGTTGATGGAcctcagcttctccaacactgGGTGGGGTTCTGAAGGAGCAGACCCGGAATTGTTCTGAGACTGCCCCACTCCATTACCATCCACCCCATTATGCCCAAACCCATTGCCACGGTTCCGGGGTGCTACCCAACGGGTGGGCTGGGCTGCTTGTTGTTGCACAGAAAGCTGGGTAGGCTGGGGCGGTGGTGGTGGAGGCAAAGGCTGTGGTTGTTGGCCTGCCGCAGCCTGCACCACTGGTGGGCTATTGTTTATCTGCTGACCTACGGGCTGAGGTGATCCCTGGGTTGGCTGCTGACCAATATTCTGAACCAATGCCTGGGAGGGGGCTTTTGCTACTGGACCCTTATTATCCCAAGTTCCAATATCCATGTTATGTTTTATTGGGGGTGGTGGAAGACTTGACCCTGCCATGCCATTCTTGGTCTTCAGCTTGGGCTGTTGCTTTGCAGGCTTACTAGCAATATCAGCCCAAGATGTTGGTTTGGGAGGAGCAATAGTGGCTGGTGGCAAACTATTGGATGCCACTATGTTACTAGTAATGGATCCACTGCCAACTGCAGAGCCAACAACTTTTGGAACACTGCTTGTAACATCTGTGCTGCCCAGCTTCAGCGCTGCCATCCCTTGGTCTATAGTATTCATACCAGGAGCCTTATTCAGGGTCTCATTGGCAAAAGCTGACTGTCCATCAATCATGGCTCCACCTAAGGAGCTAGGTGCATAAGCATAATTGCTACTATATCCAGAGCTCTGAGTAGACTGTCCCTGAGAACTGTTATTCCCCCAAGCTGAGAAGTCAATCCCACtgggaaagaaattaaaaccatGCTGACCAAGAAATGGAGTGCTGCCTAGAGCCCCTGGCTGTCCAAACATAGCATCTGGTAGAAAGTGGGGCTCTCCATTGCTGAGCTGTCCATAAGATGTTAAGTAGGGCATTGGTGGGTCACCCCCAGTAGACCAGGCAGCTTCACCCAATGAATAGGAGAAGCCTATTGAAGGACTGTAGTAGCTTGGTAGATAAGAGTCTGACATGGCTGTATATGCATTATTCTGTAGGGGGggagaagaaagcaagaaaatcagaacaaagaaatacaaactgAAATAAACACTTTGTTTATACACATAAGAACACAAAgccctcctccttccctacccaTAACTATTACCCAAAAAGCAGCATTCTATGCTATCAAAAATTATCTATCATGAAAAGTCTACTTTCCagtttagtatttttaaaaaatcaacttcaggtTTTCTAAATCTACCAAAAGTAGGCTTAATGCTTTCCCAAGTCATGCTCTCCAGAAACCTTGGCAGGTGATAACTACTTTCAATTAAACCCAGATGTGGCAAAGGTATTGGTGGCTCTTTGGACTGTAATAATATGCATCTTAGCAGAGTAGATGAGTTCAGAAGAGAGggattttttccctccccttaaAAAGCATTGTTTTAAAGTCATGAATGGctaatagttatttttttaaactgtcagACTGGAACTTCAGATTCTAGCTCAAATAACCATGCttccatcctttaaaaaaccaaaactctcTAAGAAACTAAACAGCAAATAAAGTATACAACCTACAATGGAGAATATTACTCTTAATTCCACTTGGAATTATCCGAAGTTCTGCCCGCCTTAAttaaaactaggaggggaaatTCATAATGGCTTCTGAACAGCACATTTTGAAACCACAAAAAAATACTGTTGAATTTTCTACTTTACCTCTAAGAGCCAATAAACGGATAACTTTGCAATTAAAACagggagaaggcatctgagaatTCCCATACAGCAGTAACATCATTATGAACTTTAATGTCAAGTTATTAATATTGTTAGACTAGGTTacagaatgaaaatcattttaatcTCTATGAATATTTCCTCTCtgtatttttaaagcacagaatAATCTCTTAGGTGAAGAGCCAATCACAAAAAAGGGTACTTCCTGTAAATGTAGTCAgatctaaacttaaaaaaaaagaaaagatttcataACTCAAACAATTTGATTAATAAAAAACCATTAGTAGACAGACTAGTTAATATATAGTCCTGTCCTTAAAAGATTTAGATGACTAAGGCTACCTGAAGTCTTAATCTTATGTTACCAAGGCCATCAGTACTTGTAGCAACCAGACTTCTCAGCTGGTCAAGAAAGTAAATCTTTCCATCTGATTCAGTctgataaaataaaatggggttttcttgtgtTTTGCCTGCTATAAAGTATCTTAtttgaaagggggaaagggattaGTATCTTTATTCATActcatgcaaaaataaaaaattatagatGTCTGtaataaattaggagaaaaattcTGCATATTTTACTTGAAAAGTATTAGAAATTAATGGCAGGCAAAGTATTGAAAAGTGCCAACTGTAGTTTCATGGAATAGGTTACTACACAGAACTCTAGGACCCCTCTTCAAAACTTACAGGAGGACGTGGGCAAGAGTTCAACAAAATGGGATGCAATTTGCAATAGCAAAATACCCACAGTTAAGACACCACAGATCCCAATTATCTAAGTCTAGTAGAGAACAGATTTTCATCCTGTCCTTCATTTCTACTTCTTAGTTTTTGGAATATAAGAAATTTTTTCTTGGTATAAAAAGCCCCATACTTAACTTTTTAATTCTAGGGAAACAAGGAAAAATCAAGTCCCCTTTAAACATTACATGGCTTGCCAAGTTAAGAATAGCTGTCTGTACCTCAACTGGCAGGCTCTCACATGCTCCTGAACTTAAAAACATCTGAGTTACACAATGTTTTATAGGAACTACGTGGAATTAAGAGCTTCTAAATGCTCCCACTATTCTCATTATAATAAACACGTAAGCAAATTACTTATTTAGCAAGAGGCAGCTATTAGTTCATTCCTCTATTTCCTTCCCTACTTTTCCTGATTAACTGGTTGCTTTCTAATCAAGAAACTTTTTCTAGTCAGTCTctgttaacttttaaaaaaccaaaccttaGTGTGTGATGatttaaaggaatgaaaaaaaagttttatgtagAAATTGGAGGCAACTTAGCTCATaggaagttattttaaaaagaattccatGTTTTTTTAATCAGAGACAATGAtttatacattattttcaaagttcaTTCAAAACATGTTTAGAAATCCCTGAATTTTTAAGCAAAGTGCTAGGGGAAGTAACATTTTCAATTATGACCagacaaaaggagaaaacaaagctatttagtattgtatatgtatgtgacaATACAGGAGAATTCATGCAAGCCAACCAAGTTTCTACAGGGCACTAACCATACTAATCATCTCCATAACTAAGTGCTCTAAGTGACCAAAAAGAGTTACTATTATTCTGATAGTACAATTCTCACCTGATTATTATAACTTCTGATTTTCCTAGAGAAAACCTCCAGTTGAACATACAgctcactggaaaaaaatttcTATAAACTGGCCATATTCATGGGAACTAGTTCTCATGGCCCTCAAAAATCAAGTCCTCAAGCAGATATACATTATGATAATACAGACAGTACATTATGAGATATTGTCTCAAAGTGATTCAATATCATagtgctatggggcagctagttggcacaatggatagagcaccagccctggagtcaggagtacctgagttcaaatcctgcctcagacatttaacacttactagctgtgtgaccctgggcaagtcacttaaccccaattgcctcactttaaaaaaataaaatcataatgcTATATGTTTAATGACAATATGGGTTTACGGATTTTAAGGTTCCCTACTAAAGCTCCTTTTTTACACCTAAACGCCAGACAAATAAttccaggaagaggaggagaggtgtTCCCCCATCCTCCAAAGTGGGTTTCCCAGGAAAAGAAAGTGGAAGGCCATCAAATGCATTATTACAACCCTCAAGCCGAAGGAGGTGAACAGTTAATGACTACTCACGGGCCTTGCCTGTGGA
This window contains:
- the YTHDF2 gene encoding YTH domain-containing family protein 2 isoform X2, with the translated sequence MSASSLLEQRPKGQGNKVQNGSVHQKDGLNDDDFEPYLSPQARPNNAYTAMSDSYLPSYYSPSIGFSYSLGEAAWSTGGDPPMPYLTSYGQLSNGEPHFLPDAMFGQPGALGSTPFLGQHGFNFFPSGIDFSAWGNNSSQGQSTQSSGYSSNYAYAPSSLGGAMIDGQSAFANETLNKAPGMNTIDQGMAALKLGSTDVTSSVPKVVGSAVGSGSITSNIVASNSLPPATIAPPKPTSWADIASKPAKQQPKLKTKNGMAGSSLPPPPIKHNMDIGTWDNKGPVAKAPSQALVQNIGQQPTQGSPQPVGQQINNSPPVVQAAAGQQPQPLPPPPPPQPTQLSVQQQAAQPTRWVAPRNRGNGFGHNGVDGNGVGQSQNNSGSAPSEPHPVLEKLRSINNYNPKDFDWNLKHGRVFIIKSYSEDDIHRSIKYNIWCSTEHGNKRLDAAYRSMNGKGPVYLLFSVNGSGHFCGVAEMKSAVDYNTCAGVWSQDKWKGRFDVRWIFVKDVPNSQLRHIRLENNENKPVTNSRDTQEVPLEKAKQVLKIIASYKHTTSIFDDFSHYEKRQEEEENVKKERQGRVK
- the YTHDF2 gene encoding YTH domain-containing family protein 2 isoform X1, which translates into the protein MSASSLLEQRPKGQGNKVQNGSVHQKDGLNDDDFEPYLSPQARPNNAYTAMSDSYLPSYYSPSIGFSYSLGEAAWSTGGDPPMPYLTSYGQLSNGEPHFLPDAMFGQPGALGSTPFLGQHGFNFFPSGIDFSAWGNNSSQGQSTQSSGYSSNYAYAPSSLGGAMIDGQSAFANETLNKAPGMNTIDQGMAALKLGSTDVTSSVPKVVGSAVGSGSITSNIVASNSLPPATIAPPKPTSWADIASKPAKQQPKLKTKNGMAGSSLPPPPIKHNMDIGTWDNKGPVAKAPSQALVQNIGQQPTQGSPQPVGQQINNSPPVVQAAAGQQPQPLPPPPPPQPTQLSVQQQAAQPTRWVAPRNRGNGFGHNGVDGNGVGQSQNNSGSAPSEPHPVLEKLRSINNYNPKDFDWNLKHGRVFIIKSYSEDDIHRSIKYNIWCSTEHGNKRLDAAYRSMNGKGPVYLLFSVNGSGHFCGVAEMKSAVDYNTCAGVWSQDKWKGRFDVRWIFVKDVPNSQLRHIRLENNENKPVTNSRDTQEVPLEKAKQVLKIIASYKHTTSIFDDFSHYEKRQEEEENVKKVQLFFLMSS